The genomic segment GCAAAGCTCCCTCAGTCCGCGCATGCGGATCGGCGAGATCGTCGGGGAGCCACTGATTGCGAGCCGCGTTCCTCGGCTTGCGATCCACGCAAGGGTTGCCGAGGCGTTGGAACAGGTCGGGATCGACCCGTCGCTCGTCGACCGCTTTCCGCACCAGTTCAGCGGCGGTCAGCAACAGAGGATTGCGATCGCTCGCACGCTTGCCGTGCGCGCCGCTTTGGTCGTGCTCGACGAGCCGCTCTCATCGCTCGACGTATCCGTACGCAGCCAGATCCTGACGCTGCTCAAGGACCTGCAGACGCAACACGGCGTCAGCTATCTCATGATCTCGCACGATATGGCAGCGGCCGCCCATATCTGCGACCGAATCGCTGTGATGTATCTTGGCCGAATCGTGGAAATGGGGACGGTGGAGGAGATCTACGACTCGCCGCGGCATCCCTACACCCAGGCTTTGTTGGCCTCCGCCCGCATCGCCTTCGGCTCTGATGCTAGCGAGGAAAAGGTGCTGGACGAAGAACCACCCAGTCCAATCAATTCGCCGACTGGCTGTCGCTACCAACCGCGATGCGCCCAGGCGATGACCATTTGCAGCCGGACAGAACCGCTGTTACCGGGGGACAAGCGGTTGTACCAGGTAGCCTGCCATCTCTGGCCCGCGCGGGAGGAAGACCACGACAATCCTCGCTTGGTCTAGTGGCATGAGGAGTATGCGCTGCAAGACAAAAAGCTGAGGGAAAGTCAAACCGGGTT from the Hyphomicrobiales bacterium genome contains:
- a CDS encoding ABC transporter ATP-binding protein, whose product is MTVAPILLSAMGLSRDFPLSSGGLFGGSGRRSIKALDEVSFDIGEGETLGLIGESGCGKTTTARLLLDLDRPTEGAVLFHGVDLRRLSRSERRDYRRSVQAVFQDPQSSLSPRMRIGEIVGEPLIASRVPRLAIHARVAEALEQVGIDPSLVDRFPHQFSGGQQQRIAIARTLAVRAALVVLDEPLSSLDVSVRSQILTLLKDLQTQHGVSYLMISHDMAAAAHICDRIAVMYLGRIVEMGTVEEIYDSPRHPYTQALLASARIAFGSDASEEKVLDEEPPSPINSPTGCRYQPRCAQAMTICSRTEPLLPGDKRLYQVACHLWPAREEDHDNPRLV